CAATACTCCGGTGTCAACTGATTTATAGTTACTCGCTGATTCGTTGCTCCATTTTCAGCAAATACGTCTGTTTTCCCAATATACAAACACCCTGCAATAGCTAGTATTACTGATAAAATTAATCCTCTTTTTTTCATTTTCATGCTCCCCTATCTATTATTATATTGTGTACAGAAAAATTATAGCATTTAACTAGATTGTCTTGTTGAAAAATTTAAGCGAAAAGTCTATTTTATTGGTTAATACTTACTAAAAAATATAGCATTGTATTGGTCTAAAAATATTTATGACAACTAACTAATTCTATACTAACTGCCCCTTCTTTCTTTCACAAAAGACGAGTGTTTTTAGCACTGAAAATTCCACCTATTACCTTTGATATATTATTTCTTCTAGACTCTGAATTTTTGAAGATCTATTCTTTCAGGATAAAAATATAAAAATAGCCTTTATCGTGAATTTATAAAAAGTTTTACCAAAAATAATTAACTACTTTTTTTAACTTTAAGAATATTAATGTAGACAAAAATGACGTATTGGTTTATACTTATTATACTATCAAGATAAAAGGGGGCTGAGAATCATGTGGGTAAATATTGTCCAATATTGGTTAGATGCAACATCAAACTTTTTCAATCTATTTAAATAACCAGAAATTCTACTAAACCAACAACTAACGTATCTAGTTGTTGGTTTTTGATTCAACATTGAAAAAAACTGTTAGAGAGATATAATGACGAATATGAAGAAGAAGCTTAAAAATGTCGCACTAGTTGGCAGACTGATTGAAGTAACCAATTACTGCATAACACAACTCAAATTGCTTTAGTACGTTTAGATTAGTTGAGGATTGCTTTTTCACGAAAACCAATGGAGGTCGATAAATCGATTTTATTTTTAAAAATGTGATATGATTTTATGTTGCAGCTATCCGTGAGGTTTTGCTTATATGAATAATTTTTTTCATTGCTCCTCGTACCTATGTTAAATATAAAAAGTCTACTTTTGATTAAATCGTTTTCTCTAGTTTTTTTCCGTTTCGACTGTTTTCTTAGTTGGGTCTATTCTCTTCTTGATGTTCCATTGATGCGAGAACTTAGTAAACAATTCTATATATATTATTTTATTCACTAATTATCTTCATCAGAACAGATTGACTTTAAGATAAAGAAAAACACCATAAATTTTCTCATGATGTTTTTTTCTCTCTATTCTCAAATATCCAGATTGCTTATCTACTTTATCAGATATTAACTTAACTATATATCTCTATATTCCTTAATAAGTGAAGTCGTATTCACCATGTTCCACACCATGCCATGAAAACCCATCAGCAATTATTCGTGAAGTAAATGTAGCATCACTTTTAGGATATCCTGAATAAAAAGTATCACCTAACGAAGCTGTTTCAATCCACGGAATACTAATGGCAACATCTCCATTATTTAATCGTTCTCCTAGATCAATTATGATCTTATTTATAAAGGTACTCGGAGCTCCTAAAAATTCTCCTGAATTTGTATAATAACTAACCTTTCCATCTCTCAATAGTTCCGGCAAAATACTTACAGGATCACAATATGTATATGAACCATCTGCTTTTTTAATACGTCTATAGAGATTTATTTCCACCAAAGATTCTTTAGCTCTGATACTTCTGTCAACGTTATTATAAGATCGCGTATTGTAAAAACCTATTTTATGAGGTAAAAAGCCTCCCATAGTTCCAGGTTCTAACTCCAAAATAATTTTTGCATTCTTACGAGCATCATAACTGATATTAATGTTCGTACCAAATTCGTATGAAGACCGCCCCCCATCTATTCCATAACCATAATAATGTCCGCCTCTCCAGATCGACATCTGTTGACCAGCTGCTCTATCAGCAAATGGATCTCCTGGTAGCTCGGCGTTTCCTTTTAAAGTCCCTACTACTAAACTAAGAAAAACTCCTAACATTGAAATAAACAGTACCTTTTTAATTCTCATTTAAAATCCCCCTCTTATATAAATTATATCAATAATTAATACAACTTATTATAAAACAATACTGTTCATTTGTAAAGTTAATTTATCAAAAAGGTCGCAAAATCCCTTTTAAAAAACATTCCAGAAAGTTTTTCAGCTTAATATTTTTTAGGACAGGTACTAATTCTTTAATGTAGTTCTTTTTTATTGCTTAGAAATTTTTGAAAATATGTTCCGTTAAAACTACTTCTAGAGAAATCTTGAAAGAGCTGGAAGGTATTGGCGAAAAAATTACTGATTATCATAGAATAGTGAATTGTTCATCTATAACCTTATTTTAAATAATAGAAGAAGAAAAGACGTAATGAAACAAAATTTATGTAAGGTTTAACAAATTTTAGAAGGTGTACTAGAAAAAATATTAAACATAATAATCGGGTTATCGTAACTTAGCGAGTAATTTTTTTTCTTAAAAATAAATACATAAGCCCCATTTGCTAGTATAATCATAGTGCCCATTACTGTTAGTATTGGTGAGTTCATTTCGCCTGTTTATGGCAACACCGCATTTTTTCATAAAGCAACTCTTCATTTAACGCTGATAATATTATTGATTTAGGCTCATGAAAAACAATCGTAAAATTTGAAGTTCTCCCATAAGTGTATGTTAGCCATTACCTAGAACCATTAAATTCATCAGCAGCATCTTTTCCATAATAATCGCCAACAGTTAAGTACTTATCATTATCTTTGTAATACAAAACATTACCTTTTTTAGCATAGATATCTTTAATAGTAGC
The DNA window shown above is from Enterococcus sp. 12C11_DIV0727 and carries:
- a CDS encoding LPXTG cell wall anchor domain-containing protein; translated protein: MNSPILTVMGTMIILANGAYVFIFKKKNYSLSYDNPIIMFNIFSSTPSKIC